Proteins encoded together in one Xenopus laevis strain J_2021 chromosome 6L, Xenopus_laevis_v10.1, whole genome shotgun sequence window:
- the med30.L gene encoding mediator of RNA polymerase II transcription subunit 30-like, giving the protein MSTPPLSGPGMGAAAGPGAFQGAQANSAAREVNTASLCRIGQETVQDIVFRTMEIFQLLRNMQLPNGVTYHTVTYQDRLGKLQEHLRQLSILFRKLRLVYDKCNENCAGLEPVPIEQLIPYVEEEYSKHDDRGIASQLRFASEEKREILEVNKKLKQKNQQLKQIMDQLRNLIWDINSMLAMRN; this is encoded by the exons ATGTCTACCCCTCCCCTGTCAGGGCCGGGGATGGGAGCGGCGGCCGGGCCGGGGGCTTTCCAGGGAGCACAAGCAAATAGCGCGGCCCGTGAAGTGAATACCGCCTCCCTGTGCCGGATCGGCCAAGAGACTGTTCAGGATATCGTATTCCGGACTATGGAGATCTTCCAGCTGCTCCGTAACATGCAG TTACCCAATGGGGTCACATATCACACCGTCACCTACCAGGACAGACTGGGCAAGTTGCAAGAGCATCTACGGCAGCTTTCAATCCTGTTCCGCAAGCTCAGGCTGGTCTATGACAAGTGCAACGAGAACTGTGCTGGGCTGGAGCCGGTACCTATAGAG CAGCTTATACCGTATGTGGAAGAAGAATACTCCAAGCACGATGACCGGGGCATTGCCAGCCAACTTCGCTTTGCCAGTGAGGAAAAGAGAGAGATTCTGGAAGTTAACAAG AAACTAAAACAGAAGAATCAGCAACTGAAGCAGATCATGGATCAGTTAAGGAATCTTATCTGGGATATTAACTCAATGCTGGCGATGAGGAACTGA